A single region of the Malaclemys terrapin pileata isolate rMalTer1 chromosome 4, rMalTer1.hap1, whole genome shotgun sequence genome encodes:
- the LOC128837221 gene encoding omega-hydroxyceramide transacylase-like, producing the protein MAEEDPEGPGSPISLSFSGSGFLINYQVGVVQALWELAPEILRSASKVYGASCGSVVAALVACEVDVGLIEEFFHEAMEEVRKASILTLCPGHCMLRIIEKGLRKELPENSHQLASGKLCISLTRLLDLQNVIISEYRSKEELIQAVICSCFLPIYCGFNPPSFQGVRYVDGGMTNVQPGLDSDTVITVSPYTGEVDICPRDCPAYFSCISFFQSTFQLSVENLCRFSYSIFPPSPPVLREFYLQGYHDAIFFLQRHRENGTVNGTDKKIPQQTPVRCDKAVALPAPKSQETPGSLGSAAEVTSQHLVPCKLHMDTSLPLSDR; encoded by the exons ATGGCTGAAGAAGATCCAGAGGGCCCCGGAagcccaatctctctctctttttcaggtAGTGGGTTTCTTATAAACTACCAAGTAGGAGTGGTGCAGGCTTTATGGGAATTGGCACCTGAAATACTGAGATCAGCATCCAAGGTCTACGGAGCATCGTGTGGGTCAGTTGTAGCTGCATTAGTGGCATGTGAAGTTGATGTAG GTCTGATAGAAGAATTTTTTCATGAAGCTATGGAAGAAGTCAGGAAAGCGAGTATTCTCACCCTTTGTCCAGGTCACTGTATGCTTCGGATCATAGAGAAGGGGCTGCGTAAAGAGCTGCCGGAGAACTCACACCAGCTGGCTTCGGGGAAGCTTTGCATTTCCCTCACGCGCTTGTTGGACTTACAGAACGTCATCATTTCAGAGTACAGATCGAAGGAGGAGCTCATACAG gcaGTGATCTGTAGCTGCTTCCTTCCTATCTATTGTGGAttcaaccctccctccttccaagGCGTG CGCTACGTTGATGGAGGTATGACTAACGTGCAGCCTGGCTTGGACTCGGATACCGTGATCACAGTATCCCCTTACACAGGAGAGGTCGACATCTGCCCGAGGGACTGCCCTGCCTATTTCAGCTGCATTAGCTTCTTCCAAAGCACCTTCCAGCTCTCAGTTGAGAACTTGTGCAGGTTTAGTTATAGTATTTTCCCACCCAGTCCTCCG GTGCTCCGTGAGTTTTATTTACAAGGATATCACGATGCCATTTTCTTCTTACAGAGGCACA GGGAGAACGGGACAGTAAATGGAACGGACAAGAAAATACCGCAGCAGACGCCTGTGCGCTGTGACAAAG CGGTAGCTCTGCCTGCCCCGAAGAGCCAGGAGACGCCTGGATCCTTGGGCTCAGCTGCTGAGGTCACATCACAGCATCTTGTGCCATGCAAACTTCACATGGACACGTCACTTCCTCTCAGTGATAG GTAA